Genomic window (Vibrio pomeroyi):
CTGTTTCGTGAGATCAGAACCTACAAAAAAGCGGCTCCAATTGTCGAGCAGATTAAACGTTATCAAGAGCAATACTGCCAACCTGTTTAAACCTTCGAACAAGCTGGCTGTTCCCTACTTCTAACAATACGCCGATTAAATAACGTGGTTAAAATTCGAGACGGTCTTTACCCGTCGTCTTAGCCACGTAAAGCTTTTCGTCGGCGTATTTAAATATCTCTTCAAAGTTGAGCTTACTTTGTTCTGTTTCTACAATGCAGACACCGCCAGACACTGTGAATCCATTCGGAACAATATCGACTGATTTAGCACTGATTGCGTTTTTCACGCGCTCTAGTGTTCTCATCAGAGTTTCACGATCATCACCTTTCATGTAAACGACAAACTCTTCTCCACCAAACCTTGCGGCCACATCGCTGCTTCGAACACTGTTACTGATCTGGCGCGACATATAACGAATCACATCATCACCTTTGTCATGCCCATAAGTATCATTGATTAACTTGAAATCATCGATATCAAATACCGTTAAGGCAAACAATTGATCGTGATCGTCGCTTCGCCAAAACGCTTCTAAGCCACGTCGGTTAAGTAACCCTGTCATTGGGTCTTTCGCAGCGAGCTCTTTGAAGTAACCTCGTTCAATAGTCGAATTGACGTAGAAAAAGATCGTTACAGAGAAAAGATAGACAATGATAGCAACGATAAGGCTGTCTTTCTCATACACGAAAAAATGTTCGATCTCTTTGGCAATATCCAATTCGTAATACATGGCATGATGGGATGCGACACCTTCGAGGCTAATCTCATGGTAGAAAGCCGCACTATCAATCGGCGCAGAGCGAGTGGTATCGATAATATCTATTCGACCAGCCAGATGCTCATTAGAGTTCTCAAGCAACCTGCCAGCATTAATATCCACCGACAGCATCCCTTGGTGAACGCCTTTATGGAATACAGGGATGGTCATACTGATCATGCGGTCAAGGGAATCAAAACGATAGCCAGGGCCAGAGAGCGTGAGCTGGTCAGGGTTGTTGGCGGTTTTCTGCCAGTAAGGACGACTCTTTATAGTCGAGAGCAGTTCTTTACTCAGTCCTTTGGCAAAATCTTCCGGCGAAGAGATCACATAGCCACTCGTATCAATAAAGTGCACGCCGTCGTGGTATTCATCAAGCTGAGATAAAAATGAAAGAATAGGAGCTAGAGCTATCTTTTCTGAGGCGCTCTTGTAGCTATCACTGGTTTCGGAACAAAGGGATTCTTGGCCGACCAGCATGTAGTCGATATCGACAGAAGGAATGTCTGAAGTTTTACCATCCGCGAGGAGTAACACATCAATAGGCCAGATTTGGCAAAGCCCATCTACAACTTGTTTGTTGTGATCGAGAAAGAGAGGGTTTCCAGATTTGTAGTAGTTTGAGAAGCTGTAGTCTAAAGCAGTCACCACTTTTGTGGTTCTTTTGAACACCTCTTCGATACGATGAAACTCGCTGTCGATGTCTTTTTTAACCAAATCAAAATGGTTCTTTCCGATTAGGCCAAGCAGCATCGTCGCGATCACCGCGGGAAACCCGAAGATAAAGGTAAGGCTAAAGTGCCTATTTACTTTCATATAATTTGCTCTTAGCGCTCAGCTATTTCCATTTACCCCATTAATATTATTACATTAATTGTCATTTCCCACGAGGTAAAAGAGTGTAAATTGATATGAATCGATCTTTCCCATTCACTCAAAGCTTTAAAAACTAGCCCAGACTAAGCAGGGCTAGTCTTGAGTGATTTAATCCAGTTTATTGTCGACGTCAAAAATCATCGACTGCATCGCTGGAATAACAATCTCTGCGGTACCGTTACAGATCAAAACACGTTCTATTTGACCAAGCAAAGCGACTACTTCACCTTGCTCTTGTCCAAGCATCCAGACAGGTAAAACTAGCGACTTTTCTTTGTTAGACAAGTTTAGTACAACTAAGGTCTTTTCCCTTCCAAGACAACGTGCAAACACTAAGGTTTCAGCATCACAATACAACTCTAAGTAAGCACCACTTTGTAAGCTTCTGCGTTCTGTTCGCAAACTTATCAACGCTTGATGGAATGAGAACCAATGGGATGTTTGCTCTGCTCCCCACGGAAAACATCTGCGATTATCCGGGTCTTGACCACCTTCTAAGCCCACCTCGGTTCCGTAGTACAAACACGGCGTCCCAACGTAAGTGAATAACAAAGTCAGAGCTAATTTCTGTTTCGCTTCGTCGCTATTGAGAAGCGTCAAGAGCCTTGCCGTATCGTGGCTATCCAATTGATTCAGTTGCGATAACTGATTCAACCATGGCACCTTAGCTCTTGCTTCTGCTAACCAATCAGAGAAAGTAAACATATCAATATTGATTGGCTCATAAGCGATATCTTGCTTCGCCAATAACGCGCGCACAGGATGAGCAAAACCATAGTAGTTCATTGACCCGTCTTCTTGCTCTCCTTGTAACCATTGGCTGGCCTCAAAGAAATGCTCTCCCAAGATATACGCCTCTGGGTTCTCGGCTTTAGCTGAGTCACGGAATGCCTTCACATAATGTGCATTGTTATAAGCCCCCTCACCTTCCCCTAGCATATGGATCACATCGAAACGCCAACCATCTATGTGGTAAGGCGCTTTCAGCCAATGTTTGATCACTGACTCTTCGGATTGGTAGATATGGTCTCGAACCGCTTCGTTAGAGAAATTTAAAACAGGAAGCGATGAGATCCCTTTCCATCCTACGTACTGAGTCGAATCACTTGGTTTGAAGAAGTAGTAGTCATGATAAGGTGAATCAGAATGACCATAAGCCCCTTTCTCTGAGTTGAGATTTGAACTTGAACTTGAAATGTTGGTGTTTAGCCTATCAAACCAAGGGTGCTCTACCGATGTATGGTTGAATACGGCATCTAAGACAATTTTCATGTCACGAGCATGAATGTCGCTAGAGAGCGCCGCGAACTCTTCATTCGTGCCAAAGTGTGGATCGACCTTATAGTAATCGGTCGTGTCATATTTATGATTACTCGGTGATTGGAAGATAGGGTTTAGGTACAAAGCGGTAATACCTAGCTCTTGCAAGTAGTCTAGCTTGTTATGAATGCCCGCCAAGTCGCCACCAAAAAACTCAGCAGCACCGGTTCCATTGTGCCCTTCAACAGAATCACCCCACTCTTTAGCAACGACATCTAATGTGTTTTCTTTTAGGCGATATTCCCCGGCTTTAACACTGATACTCGGGTTACCATTGCAAAAGCGTTCTGGGAAGATTTGGTAGAAGACCTGCTCCGAGACCCAAGATGGCGGGCGGTGATGGGCATTAAACTTGAAATGAAACTCACGGCTTGGAACACGACTATGTACACCCCTAGCATCAAGCCAGTGCTGTCCTTTCGAGTCGACTAACTTGAAGACATAATGAGTAATGTCTCTGTCTGAATTAACTGGAAAAGAGACTTGCCACTCCGTCAATCGACCTTCAGCACCAACTTTGATCATATCAAGCAGATACTCTTCGTTATCCGGCTCATGCCTCAACAGAACCCGATTCCAATCACTGCGGTCAGTCATTAATTTAACGGTCAGAATGCCGTCTTTTTCGTGGAAGTAATCGGAGGTTTGCGCATGAAAGATAAATGGCTTCATAGTGGTTCTCGAGCAATGTTTAATTTGCTTAAGATATGAAATTTTTTGTTGGCGACAATCAGAAAAATATCGTCAGTCAAAGTAGATCACGCTTTGTAGACCCACTTTGTTTTCAGTAAGACGATTTCTCTCAAAATGATCAAATGAATAGGCCTGTTACCAAGCGTAGATCGCGTTTGAAGTCGACCTATTAACGACTGACTACCGCGCGGTCGATCACTGATTGAGGCAATGTCACACCCAACTCACGAGCAGCTTCTAGATTCACCACCAGCTGTGAGCTTTGTGCGGTTTTAACGTTCAGTTTTCCAGGCTTTTGTCCATTGAGAATAGCTGCTACATAATCCGCAGTTTGTACCCCAACGTCATAGTAATCTAAACCTAAACCTGCAATAGCGCCCTTTCCTACATAAGATGTAGCGCCTGCAACGACTGGCGTATCAGCTTGGTTAGCCGCGTTGATAAGACCTTCCATGCCGCTTGCAACAGTATTGTCCGTTAAGGCATAGATAACATCCGATTTCTTTGCCACTGATTCTGCTTTTGATTCCACATCGTCAATGGTGAGTGCTCTTTCTGTGTAAAGAGTAAAGCCAAAGTCTCGCGTCGCTTTCTTTAACAGTCCAACCAAGGCAACTGCATTTGCTTCTGCCGGGTTGTACACAACACCGATTGAGTTAGCTTCAGGAAGCAGCTCTTTGATTAATGACACATGCTGAGTGATCGGAGATAAGTCAGAAAGCCCTGTGACATTACGCCCCGGCTTTTCTAATTGTTTGACGAGCCTAGCGCCGACAGGATCCGTAACCGCGGTAAACACGATAGGAATCGAGCGAGTCGCCGACACTAAGGCTTGTGAGGTCGGTGTTGCGATACCGACCAATACATGAGGATTTTCACTGACGAGCTCTCTGGCAATTTTGGCAGCTTGCGCTGGATTCCCATCCGCCATTTCATAAGAAAACTCTAAGTTCTTACCGGGTTCATAACCTTTAGCTCTTAAACCTTCAAGAAGCCCTAAGCGTGTTGCATTTAGATCTGGATGATCTACAACTTGTGACACCGATACTTTGGCAATATTTGCTGCCACACCACTAGCCCATAGTAACAGGCAACCGCTTAACGCAGCCGTTAATACTTTTCTTACAGACCTCATCAATACTCCCTTCATCAAGCGCTCGTTGTTATTGCTCGATCTAGAGAGATCACAACATTAAATTCACTATTGATATTATTACCAGTAAGTTTTGATAACTTGAAGTGATATTTAACAAAAACACAACAAAGCTCGAATTATGCGTCAAAAGATTGGTTGGGTTTAATCCCTAGGTAGGAAACGAAGTGAATAACAAGAGGCAAATGAAACGATCAACAAAGGTAAGATGAACGAAAAGTGTCACGAGGAACGAATCTGAGAACGTGCTATCAGCGATGTGTAGCCGTTCTCAAACGATAGGGAGAAGTGAGGTTTTCTTAGAACCAACGTTCCATTGAAGATTTGTCTAACTGACGGAATGCACGATTCAGAATGATCGCCAACTCCTTATAACGAGGGCGTGGCTTCACTGGCTCTAACGCAAAACCCGTTTCAGTGATCTTCTCATGCAGCTCGCGGTACCACGATACTAACGCTGGCGGAAGTTGTGTATTTGAGCGGTTACCTAACCACCACATGCCTTGAAGTGGCAAACTAATAGCAAACAAAGCCATAACCACGGCTTGTGGCATCGCTTGATAATTATTAAAGACCATTTGCGTAAGAACGCTGATAGCAGCTATCGCGGGCATCACCTTTACACCAAAGCGCGTCGCCTTAATGATGCGTTGCTCAGGGAAAATAGCGTTTAACTCTTTTCGAACAGGCCAGAGATCCATGTACTTTTGGCCATCTTTTAAACTGCTAGCTAAACCAACTCTATTGCTCATATGAGTCTCCCATTAAAAAAAAGTTGAAATCATCAACTAAAAACACAAAAATTTGACGAAAAATAATATTCTTTCAAATTTTTTTGTTATATTTGCACAATATCGCTATTATTTGCAGACCTCAATCTCATTGTTGCCCTTATTTACAATTTAAGCAACTTTGAGAAGACTTCTGCAAGGAATGCACAAGCCTCTTTTTTTGAAAAAGTGCGCTTTCACTTTATACGGAAATTAACGTTTTTTTGACCAAGGTTAGTACGCAAGCTACCGTGCTTCGTCTATTCTTGAGATTAATTTTCATCCTTAACTGATTTCGATCAGAAAAATTAACAGGTAGTCATTAATGTCTAAGCTAGTTTTAGTTTTAAACTGTGGTAGTTCTTCTCTTAAATTCGCTGTGGTTGATGCAGAAACAGGTGCTGAGCACCTAACTGGTCTTGCTGAGTGTCTGGGTCTTCCAGAAGCTCGTATGAAGTGGAAACTTGATGGCAAGCACGAAGCACAACTAGGCGCGGGCGCAGCTCACGTAGAAGCACTATCTTTCATGGTAGAAACTATTCTTGCTTCTAAGCCTGAGCTTAAAGCTAACCTTGGCGCTATCGGTCACCGTATCGTACACGGTGGCGAGCAGTTCACTTCTTCTGCACTTATCACTGATGAAGTACTTAAGGGTATTCAAGACGCTGCGACTTTCGCACCTCTTCACAACCCAGCTCACCTTATCGGTATCGAAGCGGCTCAACAGAACTTCCCAGGCCTTAAAAACGTTGCTGTATTTGACACTGCGTTCCACCAAACAATGCCTTCTGAGTCTTACCTATACGCTCTACCGTACAACCTGTACAAAGAGCACGGCATCCGTCGTTACGGCATGCACGGTACTTCTCACCTATTCATCACTCGTGAAGTTGCAGGCCTACTAAACAAGCCAGTTGAAGAAGTTAACATCATCAACTGTCACCTAGGTAACGGCGCTTCTGTATGTGCTATCAAGAACGGTCAATCTGTAGATACTTCTATGGGTCTTACTCCTCTTGAAGGTCTTGTAATGGGTACTCGTTGTGGTGACCTAGATCCTGCGATCATCTTCCACCTACACGACGCTCTTGGTTACTCTGTTGAAGAAATCAACAACATGCTAACTAAAGAGTCTGGTCTTGCTGGTCTAACTGAAGTGACTTCTGACTGTCGTTTCGTTGAAGACAACTACGGTGAGAAAGAAGAAGCAACTCGTGCAATGGACGTGTTCTGTCACCGTCTAGCTAAGTACGTAGCTGGTTACACTGCAACTCTAGAAGGTCGTCTAGACGCAATCACTTTCACTGGCGGCATCGGCGAGAACTCTGGCCCAATCCGTGAAATGGTTCTTAACCGCCTAGGCATCTTCGGCATCGAAGTTGACGGTGAAGCTAACCTTAAAGCTCGTTTCGGCGGCGAAGGTACTATCACTACAGCTAACAGCCGTATCCCAGCAATGGTTATCTCTACTAACGAAGAGCTAGTAATTGCTGAAGACACTGCGAAACTAGCAGGTCTTTAATTGATTTTCCTGACTAGCTTCACTCGAAGCTAGTCAGTTTTTCATATCAAGAAAATGGGGCTCAACTTCTATTCCTACCCCAATTTAAATATCGGTGGGAATAGCAGTTGAGCTTTTTTATTTCCAATAGTCAAAGGTGTTCGTCAATGTCACGTACTATTATGCTTATCCCTACAAGCGCTGGTGTTGGTCTTACTAGTGTTAGCATGGGTGTTCTTCGCGCTATGGAGCGTAAGGGCGTAAGTGTTTCTTTCTACAAGCCAATCGCTCAACCTCGCAGCGGTGGTGATCAACCCGATCTAACGTCTACTATTATCAGCGTAAACAGCGACATTAAGATTGGTGAGCCAATCGCAATGACTAAAGCTGAAGCTTTGATCGGTAGCGAAAAAATGGACGTACTTCTTGAGTCTGTTGTTGAGCAATACAACAAGATCAACAAAGACGCAGAAGTAACGCTAATCGAAGGTCTAGTACCTACTCGTAAGCACCCATTTGCTAACCAAGTAAACGCGGAAATCGCGAAGACACTTGGCGCGGAGATCGTATTCGTTGCGACTCCTGGTACTGACAACCCTACGCAACTTAAAGAGCGTATCGAAGTAGCATGTTCTAACTTCGGCGGTACTAAGAACAAAAACATCAAAGGTGTAATCATCAACAAGCTTAACGCTCCTGTTGATGAAGCTGGCCGTACTCGCCCTGACCTATCTGAAATCTTCGACGATGCAGATACAGCTCAGCAAGCGAACCTTGAAGTAATGCAAATCTTCAACTCTAGCCCTATCCGTGTTCTTGGCTGTGTGCCATGGAGCATCGACCTAATCGCAACTCGTGCGGTTGATATGGCTAAGCACCTTAACGCTGAAATCATCAACGAAGGTGAAATCGCAACTCGTCGTATTAAGAGCATCACTTTCTGTGCACGTTCTCTACCACACATGATTGAGCACTTTAAGCCAGGTTCACTGCTAGTAACTTCTGCAGACCGTCCTGACGTTATCGTTGCTGCGGCTCTTGCTGCGAAAAACGGTGTTGAGATTGGCGCAATCCTGCTTACTGGCGGTTACGACATCCCAGAAAGCATTGCTAACCTATGTGCACCAGCATTCGCTTCAGGTCTACCGATCTTCAAAGCGCAAGGTAACACTTGGCAGACGTCTCTAAACCTACAGAGCTTCAACCTAGAAGTTCCTGCAGACGATAAAGAACGTATTGAATTCGTTAACGATCACGTTGCAAGCCACATCGATGGCCCTTGGATTGACTCTCTATCTGAAGGCACTCAAGGCATCCGTCGCCTAAGCCCACCAGCATTCCGTTACCAGCTAACTGAATTCGCTCGTAAAGCGGCTAAGCGCATCGTTCTTCCTGAAGGCGATGAGCCACGTACAGTTAAAGCTGCGGCTATCTGTGCTGAGCGCGGTATCGCGACTTGTGTACTTCTAGGTAACCCAGAAGAAATCCGTCGTGTTGCTGCACAGCAAGGTGTTGAGCTTGGCGCTGGCGTTGAGATCATCGATTCTGCATCAGTTCGTGAAAACTACGTTGCTCGTCTAGTAGAACTTCGTGGCGCTAAAGGTATGACTGAAGTTGTAGCTCGTGAGAAGCTAGAAGATTCAGTATTCCTAGGTACTATGATGCTTGAAGCTGGTGAAGTTGACGGCCTAGTTTCTGGTGCTGTTCACACAACGGCGAACACTATCGTTCCTCCGTTCCAAATCATCAAGACTGCTCCTGATGCTTCTATCGTATCTTCAATCTTCTTCATGCTTCTGCCTGATCAAGTTCTTGTATACGGTGACTGTGCGATCAACCCAGATCCAACAGCTGAACAGCTTGCTGAAATCGCTATCCAATCTGCAGATTCTGCTGCGGCATTCGGTATCGACCCACGCGTTGCTATGATCTCTTACTCTACTGGTGAATCTGGTAAGGGTGCAGACGTAGATAAAGTACGTGAAGCAACTAAGATTGCTCAAGAGAAACGTCCAGATCTAGTGATCGACGGTCCTCTACAGTACGACGCGGCTATCATGGAAAACGTTGCTGCTTCTAAAGCACCAAACTCTCCAGTAGCAGGTAAAGCGACTGTATTCGTATTCCCAGACCTAAACACTGGTAACACGACTTACAAAGCGGTACAGCGTTCAGCTGACCTAGTATCTATCGGTCCAATGCTTCAAGGTATGCGCAAGCCAGTAAATGACTTGTCTCGTGGCGCTCTAGTAGACGATATCGTTTACACAGTAGCTCTAACGGCTATCCAAGCAGACCAAGCAGCTCAAGCTGAAGAAAAAGTAATTAACTAATTTTTCTTTAGTAGAAAGCAAAAACCCTAGATGTATATCTAGGGTTTTTTTATGTCTGGAGCTAGAGCAAAGGAACTACTTGTCAAGCCTAGCCTCGGCCATGTGGCGATTCTAAATCTAACGCGGGTCCTTTAGGGACAACCTGAGTTGGATTAATGCCCGTGTGGCTGTAATA
Coding sequences:
- the pta gene encoding phosphate acetyltransferase, with protein sequence MSRTIMLIPTSAGVGLTSVSMGVLRAMERKGVSVSFYKPIAQPRSGGDQPDLTSTIISVNSDIKIGEPIAMTKAEALIGSEKMDVLLESVVEQYNKINKDAEVTLIEGLVPTRKHPFANQVNAEIAKTLGAEIVFVATPGTDNPTQLKERIEVACSNFGGTKNKNIKGVIINKLNAPVDEAGRTRPDLSEIFDDADTAQQANLEVMQIFNSSPIRVLGCVPWSIDLIATRAVDMAKHLNAEIINEGEIATRRIKSITFCARSLPHMIEHFKPGSLLVTSADRPDVIVAAALAAKNGVEIGAILLTGGYDIPESIANLCAPAFASGLPIFKAQGNTWQTSLNLQSFNLEVPADDKERIEFVNDHVASHIDGPWIDSLSEGTQGIRRLSPPAFRYQLTEFARKAAKRIVLPEGDEPRTVKAAAICAERGIATCVLLGNPEEIRRVAAQQGVELGAGVEIIDSASVRENYVARLVELRGAKGMTEVVAREKLEDSVFLGTMMLEAGEVDGLVSGAVHTTANTIVPPFQIIKTAPDASIVSSIFFMLLPDQVLVYGDCAINPDPTAEQLAEIAIQSADSAAAFGIDPRVAMISYSTGESGKGADVDKVREATKIAQEKRPDLVIDGPLQYDAAIMENVAASKAPNSPVAGKATVFVFPDLNTGNTTYKAVQRSADLVSIGPMLQGMRKPVNDLSRGALVDDIVYTVALTAIQADQAAQAEEKVIN
- a CDS encoding GGDEF domain-containing protein; translation: MKVNRHFSLTFIFGFPAVIATMLLGLIGKNHFDLVKKDIDSEFHRIEEVFKRTTKVVTALDYSFSNYYKSGNPLFLDHNKQVVDGLCQIWPIDVLLLADGKTSDIPSVDIDYMLVGQESLCSETSDSYKSASEKIALAPILSFLSQLDEYHDGVHFIDTSGYVISSPEDFAKGLSKELLSTIKSRPYWQKTANNPDQLTLSGPGYRFDSLDRMISMTIPVFHKGVHQGMLSVDINAGRLLENSNEHLAGRIDIIDTTRSAPIDSAAFYHEISLEGVASHHAMYYELDIAKEIEHFFVYEKDSLIVAIIVYLFSVTIFFYVNSTIERGYFKELAAKDPMTGLLNRRGLEAFWRSDDHDQLFALTVFDIDDFKLINDTYGHDKGDDVIRYMSRQISNSVRSSDVAARFGGEEFVVYMKGDDRETLMRTLERVKNAISAKSVDIVPNGFTVSGGVCIVETEQSKLNFEEIFKYADEKLYVAKTTGKDRLEF
- a CDS encoding ABC transporter substrate-binding protein, whose translation is MRSVRKVLTAALSGCLLLWASGVAANIAKVSVSQVVDHPDLNATRLGLLEGLRAKGYEPGKNLEFSYEMADGNPAQAAKIARELVSENPHVLVGIATPTSQALVSATRSIPIVFTAVTDPVGARLVKQLEKPGRNVTGLSDLSPITQHVSLIKELLPEANSIGVVYNPAEANAVALVGLLKKATRDFGFTLYTERALTIDDVESKAESVAKKSDVIYALTDNTVASGMEGLINAANQADTPVVAGATSYVGKGAIAGLGLDYYDVGVQTADYVAAILNGQKPGKLNVKTAQSSQLVVNLEAARELGVTLPQSVIDRAVVSR
- a CDS encoding acetate kinase; translation: MSKLVLVLNCGSSSLKFAVVDAETGAEHLTGLAECLGLPEARMKWKLDGKHEAQLGAGAAHVEALSFMVETILASKPELKANLGAIGHRIVHGGEQFTSSALITDEVLKGIQDAATFAPLHNPAHLIGIEAAQQNFPGLKNVAVFDTAFHQTMPSESYLYALPYNLYKEHGIRRYGMHGTSHLFITREVAGLLNKPVEEVNIINCHLGNGASVCAIKNGQSVDTSMGLTPLEGLVMGTRCGDLDPAIIFHLHDALGYSVEEINNMLTKESGLAGLTEVTSDCRFVEDNYGEKEEATRAMDVFCHRLAKYVAGYTATLEGRLDAITFTGGIGENSGPIREMVLNRLGIFGIEVDGEANLKARFGGEGTITTANSRIPAMVISTNEELVIAEDTAKLAGL
- a CDS encoding DUF412 domain-containing protein, which produces MSNRVGLASSLKDGQKYMDLWPVRKELNAIFPEQRIIKATRFGVKVMPAIAAISVLTQMVFNNYQAMPQAVVMALFAISLPLQGMWWLGNRSNTQLPPALVSWYRELHEKITETGFALEPVKPRPRYKELAIILNRAFRQLDKSSMERWF
- the malZ gene encoding maltodextrin glucosidase; translated protein: MKPFIFHAQTSDYFHEKDGILTVKLMTDRSDWNRVLLRHEPDNEEYLLDMIKVGAEGRLTEWQVSFPVNSDRDITHYVFKLVDSKGQHWLDARGVHSRVPSREFHFKFNAHHRPPSWVSEQVFYQIFPERFCNGNPSISVKAGEYRLKENTLDVVAKEWGDSVEGHNGTGAAEFFGGDLAGIHNKLDYLQELGITALYLNPIFQSPSNHKYDTTDYYKVDPHFGTNEEFAALSSDIHARDMKIVLDAVFNHTSVEHPWFDRLNTNISSSSSNLNSEKGAYGHSDSPYHDYYFFKPSDSTQYVGWKGISSLPVLNFSNEAVRDHIYQSEESVIKHWLKAPYHIDGWRFDVIHMLGEGEGAYNNAHYVKAFRDSAKAENPEAYILGEHFFEASQWLQGEQEDGSMNYYGFAHPVRALLAKQDIAYEPINIDMFTFSDWLAEARAKVPWLNQLSQLNQLDSHDTARLLTLLNSDEAKQKLALTLLFTYVGTPCLYYGTEVGLEGGQDPDNRRCFPWGAEQTSHWFSFHQALISLRTERRSLQSGAYLELYCDAETLVFARCLGREKTLVVLNLSNKEKSLVLPVWMLGQEQGEVVALLGQIERVLICNGTAEIVIPAMQSMIFDVDNKLD